The following are encoded together in the Pithys albifrons albifrons isolate INPA30051 chromosome 5, PitAlb_v1, whole genome shotgun sequence genome:
- the ABCE1 gene encoding ATP-binding cassette sub-family E member 1: protein MADKLTRIAIVNHDKCKPKKCRQECKKSCPVVRMGKLCIEVVSQSKIAWISETLCIGCGICIKKCPFGALSIVNLPSNLEKETTHRYCANAFKLHRLPIPRPGEVLGLVGTNGIGKSTALKILAGKQKPNLGKYDDPPDWQEILTYFRGSELQNYFTKILEDDLKAIIKPQYVDQIPKAAKGTVGSILDRKDETKTQSVVCQQLDLTHLKERNVEDLSGGELQRFACAVVCIQKADIFMFDEPSSYLDVKQRLKAAITIRSLINPDRYIIVVEHDLSVLDYLSDFICCLYGVPSAYGVVTMPFSVREGINIFLDGYVPTENLRFRDASLVFKVAETANEEEVKKMCMYKYPGMKKKMGEFELSIVAGEFTDSEIMVMLGENGTGKTTFIRMLAGRLTPDEGGEVPVLNVSYKPQKISPKSTGSVRQLLHEKIRDAYTHPQFVTDVMKPLQIENIIDQEVQTLSGGELQRVALALCLGKPADVYLIDEPSAYLDSEQRLMAARVIKRFILHAKKTAFVVEHDFIMATYLADRVIVFDGIPSKNTLANSPQTLLAGMNKFLSQLEITFRRDPNNYRPRINKLNSIKDVEQKKSGNYFFLDD from the exons ATGGCAGACAAATTGACAAGAATTGCTATCGTCAACCATGACAAGTGTAAGCCAAAGAAATGTCGCCAGGAATGCAAGAAGAGTTGTCCTGTGGTTCGAATGG GAAAACTTTGCATAGAAGTCGTATCACAGAGCAAAATAGCATGGATCTCAGAGACACTTTGTATTGGTTGTGGTATTTGCATCAAG AAATGTCCTTTTGGAGCCTTGTCAATTGTTAACTTACCTAGCAACCTGGAGAAAGAAACAACACATAGATACTGTGCCAATGCCTTCAAACTTCACag GTTGCCTATCCCTCGTCCAGGTGAAGTACTGGGATTGGTTGGAACCAATGGTATTGGAAAATCAACTGCCTTGAAAATTTtagcaggaaaacagaagccAAATCTTGGAAAATATGAT GATCCACCTGACTGGCAAGAAATTTTGACTTACTTCCGAGGATCTgaattacagaattattttacCAAGATCCTGGAGGATGACCTGAAAGCCATCATTAAACCTCAGTATGTGGACCAGATCCCTAAAGCTGCAAAG GGAACAGTGGGATCCATTCTGGATAGGAAGGATGAAACTAAGACACAATCTGTTGTATGTCAGCAGCTTg ACTTAACCcatctgaaagaaagaaatgttgaGGACCTTTCAGGAGGAGAACTTCAGAGATTTGCTTGTGCAGTTGTTTGCATTCAGAAGGCTGATAT CTTCATGTTTGATGAACCTTCCAGCTACCTGGATGTCAAGCAGCGCTTGAAGGCTGCCATTACCATCCGATCCCTAATAAACCCTGATAG GTACATTATTGTTGTGGAGCATGATCTAAGTGTGTTAGATTATCTCTCTGACTTCATCTGCTGCCTGTATGGTGTGCCAAGTGCTTATGGTGTTGTTACTATGCCATTCAGTGTAAGAGAAG GCATAAACATTTTCCTAGATGGCTATGTTCCAACAGAAAACCTGAGGTTTCGAGATGCATCTCTGGTATTTAAGGTGGCTGAGACAGCAAATGAAGAAGAGGTTAAAAAGATGTGTATGTACAAATACCcaggaatgaagaaaaagatgGGAGAATTTGAGCTATCCATAGTAGCTGGAGAATTCACAGATTCTGAAATCATGGTGATGTTAGGGGAAAATG GAACTGGCAAAACGACATTTATCCGAATGCTTGCAGGGAGGCTGACGCCCGATGAAGGAG GTGAGGTCCCAGTTCTAAATGTCAGCTACAAACCACAGAAAATCAGTCCTAAATCTACA ggAAGTGTCCGTCAGCTACTGCACGAGAAGATCAGAGATGCCTATACACACCCCCAGTTTGTAACTGATGTAATGAAACCTCTCCAGATAGAAAACATCATTGATCAGGAG GTTCAAACACTGTCTGGTGGCGAGTTGCAGCGCGTTGCATTAGCCCTTTGTCTGGGCAAACCTGCAGACGTGTACCTAATTGATGAGCCTTCGGCGTATTTGGACTCTGAACAACGTCTGATGGCTGCTAGAGTCATTAAACG tttcatTCTCCATGCtaaaaaaacagcttttgtgGTAGAACATGATTTCATCATGGCTACGTATCTTGCTGATCGTGTGATTGTTTTTGATGGCATTCCTTCCAAGAACACACTGGCAAACAG TCCACAGACTCTTTTGGCTGGAATGAATAAGTTTTTATCTCAGCTTGAAATCACTTTTAGAAGAGACCCCAACAATTACAGACCAAGAATAAACAAACTCAATTCCATCAAG gATGTGGAACAAAAGAAGAGTGGAAACTACTTCTTCCTGGATGACTAA